The following coding sequences lie in one Arachis ipaensis cultivar K30076 chromosome B03, Araip1.1, whole genome shotgun sequence genomic window:
- the LOC110269449 gene encoding serine/threonine-protein phosphatase 7 long form homolog: MCSNQNSNLCYQTSESLTKHNRILTKRTFRNEHAYRNKGRTTISSSGSSDGGSSKTRATPGEQNGGNSDAATPNEIKNVNCDHPVPPDRYNDRVEDHLRVTGFYHASQIGVVQNQKALVNALIERWHPDTHTFHLPIGECAVTLEDVTLILGLPTDGLPVTGITMSSFSVLEAECLHQFGVAPRKSECRGCCIKLTWLRDLKENIQLTDELSIQRYVKCHIMLLIGTILFGDKTGAGVHWKFLPLLRDFASIGHYSCGSACLAHLYRGLCRASRYNCKEIDGPITLLLGWAWIRLPYLLPLPREPHSFPLANRWRNWERGDRRYRYLNLAHFRKAFDELQEGQVCFN, encoded by the exons ATGTGCAGCAATCAGAACTCGAACCTATGTTACCAAACCTCAGAGTCTTTAACCAAGCATAACAGAATACTGACTAAAAGGACTTTCCGAAATGAACATGCTTACCGCAACAAGGGAAGAACAACTATATCGAGTAGCGGCAGCTCCGATGGTGGTTCCAGCAAGACTCGCGCCACACCCGGTGAGCAGAACGGTGGAAATAGCGATGCAGCCACTCCGAATG AAATTAAGAACGTTAACTGTGACCATCCAGTTCCGCCGGATCGGTACAATGATCGGGTGGAGGACCATTTACGAGTTACTGGATTCTATCATGCATCTCAAATTGGTGTCGTACAAAATCAGAAAGCACTCGTGAATGCTCTAATAGAACGGTGGCACCCAGATACACATACGTTTCACCTTCCAATTGGTGAGTGTGCCGTAACTCTTGAAGACGTGACTCTAATTCTTGGTCTCCCGACGGATGGTCTTCCAGTTACTGGGATAACAATGAGTAGTTTCTCAGTGTTGGAGGCAGAATGTTTGCATCAATTTGGAGTGGCACCGCGTAAGTCGGAGTGTAGAGGATGCTGCATAAAACTGACTTGGCTGCGGGATCTAAAAGAAAACATTCAGTTGACTGATGAATTAAGTATACAGAGGTATGTGAAGTGCCATATTATGTTGCTGATCGGGACGATCTTGTTTGGGGATAAAACTGGGGCAGGTGTGCACTGGAAGTTTCTACCCTTGCTTCGTGATTTTGCCAGTATTGGACATTATAGTTGTGGTTCGGCATGCCTAGCACACCTCTACAGGGGGTTATGCAGGGCATCTCGTTATAACTGTAAGGAAATAGATGGTCCAATAACACTTCTGCTCGGTTGGGCTTGGATCCGACTGCCATATCTATTGCCGCTCCCCAGAGAACCCCACAGTTTTCCATTAGCCAACAG GTGGCGTAACTGGGAGCGTGGTGACCGACGATATAGATATTTGAATCTAGCTCACTTTAGGAAGGCCTTTGATGAACTCCAGGAAGGCCAGGTGTGTTTTAATTAA